One Geomonas agri genomic region harbors:
- a CDS encoding tetratricopeptide repeat protein → MTASDNIPHNSNSQLWQPLLILLAATLLVYAVSINNGFVLDDEVIIVNNPQTLTLRSIPDVLLSPDVVKPYYRPLNRATYLLDYQLAGMNPAWYHGVNIIIHLGNVILLYLVCRRFLADPKAALIAALLFAVHPVNTEAVNFISARNTLLALFFSLASLLAFVKARERGLRLPLLSALLFFCTLLSKETGLMLIAVIAIYCLVALPGQEDDRRPWRERLLTLVPFLFATLAYFALRSYSLHGMVGTTVPAEGLLSRLAINYYIVPQYLTLLLFPSDLTIFHTVPKGGLFASPWFLPAWAALLTAICLMVRSRNRVALFGLAWVLINYVPISNIVPIPSDPVNERFLYLPAIGFFMVVGALAAWVRSTDKARLILSVVVATLVAASSAVTVQRNREWKDYYSLAASGVKNNPGSAEAHYHLGTALKDKGDLEAARREWESALRIDPANSDSLTQMGTLAAMKGDLRSAERYYAIALLSPNGKADPYKAMAHFNLGKIYEIWGLPQKALQQYEQFMQVVPMTYLEYKTDGEQRIARLRRALSGAPTR, encoded by the coding sequence ATGACAGCATCTGACAACATTCCCCACAACAGCAATTCCCAGCTCTGGCAGCCGCTCCTGATCCTTCTAGCCGCCACGCTGCTCGTGTATGCGGTCAGCATAAACAACGGCTTTGTCCTGGACGACGAGGTGATTATCGTCAATAACCCCCAGACGCTGACTCTGCGGAGCATTCCGGACGTACTGCTTTCTCCGGATGTGGTCAAACCGTATTACCGTCCCCTCAACCGGGCCACCTATCTGCTGGACTATCAACTGGCCGGCATGAACCCCGCGTGGTACCACGGCGTCAACATCATCATTCACCTGGGCAACGTGATCCTGCTCTACTTGGTCTGCCGCCGCTTTCTAGCGGACCCGAAAGCGGCGCTGATCGCCGCACTGCTCTTTGCCGTGCACCCGGTCAACACGGAAGCTGTCAATTTCATTTCGGCCCGTAACACCCTGCTGGCACTCTTTTTCAGCCTGGCGTCACTGCTCGCTTTCGTGAAAGCCCGGGAAAGGGGGCTGCGCTTGCCGCTTTTGTCGGCGTTGCTCTTCTTCTGTACCCTGCTCAGCAAGGAGACCGGCCTCATGCTGATCGCAGTGATTGCGATCTACTGCCTGGTTGCGCTGCCTGGACAGGAGGATGATCGGCGGCCGTGGCGGGAACGTCTGCTCACCCTTGTCCCCTTTCTGTTCGCCACACTCGCGTACTTTGCCCTGCGCTCCTACTCCCTGCACGGTATGGTGGGCACAACTGTTCCGGCCGAGGGCCTTCTCAGCCGACTGGCGATAAATTATTACATAGTACCCCAGTACCTCACCCTGTTGCTGTTCCCCTCAGATCTGACCATCTTTCACACGGTGCCGAAAGGGGGACTGTTTGCCTCTCCCTGGTTCCTCCCAGCCTGGGCGGCACTGCTCACTGCCATCTGCCTGATGGTGCGCAGCCGCAACAGGGTCGCGCTTTTCGGTCTTGCCTGGGTCCTGATAAACTATGTGCCGATCTCAAATATCGTCCCGATCCCAAGCGACCCGGTAAACGAGCGTTTCCTCTATCTGCCTGCCATCGGCTTCTTCATGGTAGTCGGTGCCCTGGCCGCATGGGTCCGTTCAACGGATAAGGCCCGCCTGATTTTGTCAGTGGTGGTTGCGACCCTTGTTGCCGCCTCTTCCGCGGTGACGGTCCAGCGTAACCGGGAGTGGAAGGATTATTATTCTCTTGCAGCTAGCGGGGTAAAAAACAATCCCGGTTCAGCCGAGGCGCACTACCATCTCGGCACCGCCCTGAAAGACAAGGGCGATCTTGAGGCAGCCCGTAGGGAATGGGAATCGGCCCTTCGCATCGATCCGGCCAACTCGGACTCCCTGACCCAGATGGGAACGCTGGCCGCCATGAAGGGGGACCTGCGGAGCGCAGAGCGGTATTACGCCATCGCACTGCTGTCGCCGAACGGCAAAGCTGACCCCTACAAAGCGATGGCGCATTTCAACCTTGGCAAGATCTATGAAATATGGGGCCTACCGCAGAAGGCACTGCAGCAGTACGAACAGTTCATGCAGGTTGTGCCCATGACCTATCTCGAATACAAAACGGATGGCGAGCAGCGGATCGCACGGCTGCGCCGGGCGTTGTCCGGAGCCCCGACCAGATAA
- a CDS encoding class I SAM-dependent methyltransferase has product MKPEKCTVCGGALVTRYPEAHDPLTGEAFAVADCTWCGLGHTSPQPDDLGRYYGHRYYGNRHGLTLRHCISRRLGFIAAALPGKPGRRLLDIGCADGSFLLAARHRGWDVVGTELDPRAARQEGLDVKEDIAEFREDATYDCITMWHTLEHMRDIPHMLNNVARLLKPEGRVIIAVPDFGGWQARLYGPKWLHVDVPRHLYHFTIGALRHALAGAGFTVQRTWHQEIEYDLLGWSQSALNYLMPEPNVFFETLTGKQGETGGGGRVYACLLGSLLTLLSLPVLTLSTLLGKGGTLIVVAAPTPRMNDKKTEEL; this is encoded by the coding sequence ATGAAACCAGAAAAATGCACCGTGTGCGGAGGGGCCCTGGTAACCCGGTACCCGGAAGCGCATGATCCCCTGACCGGGGAGGCGTTCGCGGTCGCAGATTGCACCTGGTGTGGTCTGGGGCACACCTCACCGCAGCCTGACGACTTGGGCCGCTACTATGGCCATCGTTATTACGGCAACCGGCATGGCCTGACTTTGCGGCATTGCATCAGCCGGCGCCTCGGCTTCATCGCTGCCGCGCTGCCCGGCAAACCAGGACGGCGGCTGCTCGACATCGGCTGCGCCGACGGCTCCTTCCTACTGGCGGCACGGCATAGGGGCTGGGACGTGGTCGGAACCGAACTTGATCCCCGGGCGGCCCGCCAAGAGGGGCTGGATGTCAAGGAAGACATTGCCGAGTTCCGCGAGGATGCCACCTATGACTGCATCACCATGTGGCACACCCTGGAACACATGCGTGACATACCGCACATGCTGAATAATGTTGCCAGGCTGCTCAAACCGGAAGGGCGGGTGATCATCGCCGTGCCCGACTTCGGCGGCTGGCAGGCGCGGTTATACGGACCGAAATGGCTCCATGTCGACGTGCCGCGCCATCTCTACCATTTCACCATCGGAGCGCTGCGGCACGCGCTGGCCGGGGCCGGCTTCACCGTCCAACGGACCTGGCACCAGGAAATTGAATACGATCTGCTGGGATGGTCCCAGAGCGCCCTCAACTACCTGATGCCGGAGCCGAACGTTTTCTTCGAGACCCTGACCGGCAAACAGGGGGAAACCGGCGGGGGGGGGCGGGTCTACGCCTGCCTGCTCGGTTCTCTGCTTACTCTGCTGTCGCTGCCGGTGCTGACCCTAAGTACGTTGCTGGGCAAGGGCGGGACCCTGATTGTGGTGGCCGCCCCTACGCCACGGATGAACGATAAAAAAACAGAGGAACTATAA
- a CDS encoding cytochrome c3 family protein → MITPPDRSAVTGEWLALVLSHSGFELDTVQIFVNNRKQKTVSVPTDRKIVCIDGVMLSPGENRIRVVTIKDQKKVGEHIRTVALRVPLSPANVSLPEGFTDYKFHGTTSKLCDACHRIDFKGQVDAAGTGEKSPCYICHKKLLSDNPVVHGPAAVWSCLTCHTQLSGKGAPGALSANKRICVECHEEPISLWKSKKYIHGPLVDDDCIVCHNPHAASFSSLLRKSPYDLCTTCHDLVPKTPHVIESFSGGGHPLLLPRNPLKPGSEFSCVSCHNPHAGDSLFFLSNYRGPDYKTEYCRTCHTF, encoded by the coding sequence ATGATCACTCCACCTGACAGGAGTGCCGTCACGGGTGAGTGGCTTGCGCTTGTACTCTCACACAGCGGATTCGAACTGGATACCGTGCAGATCTTCGTCAATAACCGCAAGCAGAAGACGGTATCCGTGCCGACGGACCGAAAAATCGTCTGCATTGATGGCGTCATGTTGTCTCCCGGCGAAAACCGGATCAGGGTCGTCACCATAAAGGACCAAAAGAAGGTCGGCGAGCACATACGGACCGTTGCGCTACGCGTGCCGCTCTCACCGGCAAATGTCAGCTTGCCTGAAGGTTTCACCGACTATAAGTTTCATGGCACCACCAGCAAACTCTGCGACGCCTGCCATCGAATCGACTTCAAAGGCCAGGTGGATGCAGCGGGAACCGGCGAAAAATCACCTTGCTACATCTGCCACAAGAAACTGCTGAGCGACAATCCGGTTGTTCATGGGCCGGCAGCGGTATGGTCCTGCCTCACGTGCCATACCCAATTATCCGGCAAGGGCGCGCCCGGCGCCCTGTCAGCAAACAAACGCATCTGCGTGGAATGCCATGAGGAGCCGATTTCTCTCTGGAAATCAAAAAAATACATTCACGGCCCGCTGGTTGACGACGACTGCATCGTCTGCCATAACCCCCATGCCGCATCCTTCAGTTCCCTTTTAAGGAAGAGCCCGTATGACCTCTGCACCACATGCCATGATCTCGTCCCTAAAACCCCGCACGTCATTGAAAGTTTTTCAGGGGGAGGACATCCCCTGCTGCTGCCTCGCAACCCCCTCAAGCCAGGCTCCGAGTTTTCCTGTGTATCCTGCCATAATCCGCATGCCGGTGACTCCCTATTTTTCCTTTCCAACTACAGGGGGCCGGACTACAAAACCGAGTACTGCCGGACGTGTCACACCTTCTGA
- a CDS encoding TlpA disulfide reductase family protein, whose protein sequence is MAELPCRKKSMAKTTFMPTILFIGVLLVCGLANTPAAAALQRLQVGMQAPDITLKGIRGENRRFAELKGEKLTAVVFWSTWSSKSGEVLARMQKLYDRYRDRGFTVIAVNADEQNLSDQTITAVKAMVDKLALGYPVLLDQGLAAFNDFGVIALPSTVVVDGGRFVRFELSGYPLEGAEQLAEFIAETIEGRKPAATGTISRQPAPAAVRAFNMAKALQKSKYTADNAEMWLKKAVEADPEFLLARISLARVYSQRGADDRASTELKQVLQRDPANVMALCDFGLIALKQGKTGEAVTLLEKALKISNALPECTTYAALAHGRSGDMDKAMQLFEQAAQINPRDPVIYEYKGKLLEEKGRMPEAASSYLQALEKILQAR, encoded by the coding sequence ATGGCAGAGCTTCCGTGCAGAAAAAAATCCATGGCGAAAACGACTTTCATGCCGACAATCCTGTTCATCGGGGTGCTGCTGGTGTGCGGGCTGGCCAACACCCCGGCCGCTGCCGCACTGCAGCGGCTGCAGGTCGGCATGCAGGCGCCTGATATCACTCTCAAGGGAATCCGGGGCGAGAACAGGAGATTCGCCGAACTGAAGGGGGAGAAACTTACCGCCGTGGTCTTCTGGTCGACCTGGAGCTCCAAGTCCGGCGAAGTCCTCGCCCGGATGCAGAAGCTCTATGACCGGTACCGCGACCGGGGCTTTACTGTTATCGCCGTGAATGCTGACGAACAGAACCTGAGCGATCAGACCATCACCGCTGTGAAGGCGATGGTCGACAAACTCGCGCTGGGCTATCCGGTGCTGCTGGACCAGGGGCTGGCGGCATTCAACGACTTTGGCGTCATCGCGCTTCCCTCCACCGTAGTCGTGGATGGCGGCAGGTTCGTTAGGTTCGAACTGTCCGGCTACCCCTTGGAAGGCGCCGAGCAGTTGGCTGAATTCATTGCAGAAACGATCGAAGGAAGGAAGCCGGCCGCTACGGGCACGATTTCGCGCCAGCCCGCCCCTGCGGCAGTCCGGGCTTTCAACATGGCAAAGGCATTGCAGAAGTCGAAATATACCGCCGACAATGCCGAGATGTGGCTGAAAAAAGCCGTCGAAGCCGACCCCGAATTCCTGCTGGCGAGAATCTCACTTGCTAGGGTGTACTCCCAGCGCGGGGCGGATGACCGTGCCAGCACAGAACTGAAACAGGTGCTTCAACGTGACCCCGCCAACGTCATGGCTTTATGTGATTTTGGGCTCATTGCGCTGAAACAGGGGAAAACAGGTGAGGCAGTCACCCTGCTTGAAAAGGCGTTGAAAATATCGAACGCCCTGCCGGAATGCACTACCTATGCGGCACTGGCCCATGGGCGCAGCGGGGATATGGACAAAGCGATGCAGCTGTTTGAACAGGCGGCACAGATCAACCCGCGTGATCCAGTCATTTATGAATACAAGGGAAAACTGCTGGAAGAGAAGGGGCGCATGCCTGAAGCTGCCTCGTCCTACCTGCAGGCCCTCGAAAAGATTCTTCAGGCCCGGTGA
- a CDS encoding tetratricopeptide repeat protein — MALALCRLTAYGGQSAPDETPQVRMAVSDDALAAARAMLAVDVTSAAANAKLGNALLLRGEFDAALGYFETALRINPGNVEAMAGKGTVLARKGDLAAAEKLLRGALLQSPDPVRLHYELGLIYQKQGDFNRAVAEFKEGISKFRQGRR; from the coding sequence ATGGCACTTGCCCTCTGCCGGCTGACAGCATACGGCGGCCAATCGGCGCCGGACGAGACGCCGCAGGTGAGGATGGCGGTGAGCGACGACGCCCTGGCCGCAGCACGGGCTATGCTGGCGGTCGATGTCACCAGTGCTGCCGCCAATGCCAAGCTGGGGAATGCTTTGTTGTTACGGGGTGAATTTGATGCGGCGCTCGGCTATTTTGAAACGGCACTCAGGATCAATCCCGGAAATGTCGAGGCAATGGCCGGCAAGGGGACGGTTCTAGCCCGGAAGGGTGATCTCGCGGCAGCCGAGAAACTGCTCCGGGGGGCCTTGCTCCAGAGCCCCGACCCGGTCCGGCTACATTATGAACTCGGCCTGATCTATCAGAAACAGGGTGATTTCAACCGGGCGGTGGCCGAATTCAAAGAGGGGATCAGTAAATTCCGGCAGGGGAGACGGTAA
- a CDS encoding cytochrome c3 family protein, producing the protein MPADVKPFHARKNPLFACTSMITMIAACLIILLYGQASASPDQAVSSPPLQTACVTSECHKGMGTLSYVHGPIARGECTYCHVQTGKHSFKPISDSGKQCVECHEQGAPLAVVHQPVKQRQCIKCHDPHQSANKYQLRAAGADLCFLCHKKSIAGSTFVHGPVAVGSCNACHAGHQSQMRKLLLIDGNDLCFSCHTDKADQLKNAKFLHDPVKQSCLYCHNPHSAPYRYMVKADSTNLCYSCHRQKNNEILAASVKHKGLDTDKGCTACHDAHASEHPKMLVKQSGDLCLGCHDRVYTSASGRLENMKELLEKNKDHHGPIRQNDCSGCHNAHGSNYFRILRENFPPLFYAGYDPDNYKLCFMCHEKSLASVKLTTTLTGFRNYQKNLHFVHVNKPVKGRTCRACHDAHATNNPRHIRDSVPFGSANWNLPVGFTKTDGGGSCLPGCHKKFSYDREHEIKN; encoded by the coding sequence ATGCCCGCCGACGTGAAACCTTTTCACGCGAGAAAGAATCCGTTATTCGCCTGCACGTCAATGATTACCATGATTGCAGCGTGCCTGATCATCCTTTTGTATGGACAGGCCTCGGCGAGCCCGGATCAGGCGGTTTCGTCTCCGCCGTTGCAAACCGCCTGCGTCACCTCCGAATGCCACAAAGGGATGGGGACCTTGTCGTACGTCCATGGCCCGATTGCCCGCGGAGAATGCACCTACTGTCATGTTCAGACCGGAAAACACTCCTTTAAACCTATTTCTGACAGCGGCAAACAGTGTGTCGAATGCCACGAGCAGGGCGCACCCCTTGCCGTGGTCCACCAGCCGGTTAAACAGAGGCAATGCATAAAATGCCATGATCCTCACCAATCCGCCAACAAGTACCAACTGCGTGCAGCGGGGGCGGATCTCTGCTTTCTGTGCCACAAAAAATCCATTGCCGGCAGTACGTTCGTCCATGGGCCGGTGGCCGTCGGCAGTTGCAACGCCTGCCACGCCGGTCATCAGAGCCAGATGAGAAAGCTGCTTCTGATCGATGGCAATGACCTCTGCTTTTCGTGCCATACCGACAAGGCGGATCAGTTAAAAAACGCGAAATTTCTGCATGACCCGGTCAAACAGTCGTGCCTGTACTGCCACAACCCCCACAGCGCTCCCTATCGCTATATGGTGAAAGCCGACAGTACCAACCTGTGCTACTCCTGCCACCGGCAGAAGAACAATGAGATCTTGGCCGCAAGCGTCAAGCACAAGGGGCTGGATACCGACAAGGGGTGTACTGCCTGCCACGACGCCCACGCCAGCGAACATCCCAAAATGCTCGTCAAACAGTCGGGCGACCTCTGCCTTGGGTGCCATGACCGCGTCTATACCTCAGCCAGCGGGCGACTGGAGAACATGAAGGAACTGCTGGAAAAAAACAAGGACCATCATGGCCCGATACGACAAAATGACTGCTCCGGCTGCCACAATGCCCACGGTTCAAACTACTTCAGGATCCTGCGAGAAAATTTCCCGCCGCTTTTCTATGCAGGCTACGACCCGGACAATTACAAGCTGTGCTTCATGTGCCACGAAAAGTCGCTTGCCAGTGTAAAACTGACCACAACTTTGACCGGATTCAGGAATTACCAGAAGAACCTTCATTTCGTCCATGTCAACAAACCGGTCAAGGGACGCACTTGTCGTGCATGCCACGATGCCCACGCCACCAACAACCCGCGCCACATCAGGGACTCCGTGCCGTTCGGCTCAGCCAACTGGAATCTTCCGGTGGGATTCACAAAGACGGACGGGGGGGGGAGTTGCCTGCCCGGCTGTCACAAGAAGTTCTCCTATGACAGGGAGCATGAAATCAAGAATTGA
- a CDS encoding tetratricopeptide repeat protein yields the protein MKRYYSEKITPHLLPAAVLLVITIAVYIRILGHDFQIFWDDQKYVLANQAVKKLTLENLKSVFARSYLGNYAPLHLISYMIDHVAWGIKPAGYFLTNITLHACNGLILYMLLIRLGFSRLQAFSSGFIFLIHPVQVESVAWISERKNLLAMFFCLCGFAAYITYRQRGRDGGGKAYLASFTCFVCALLSKSVAVIFPLQLLLYDLCYVERSKRDKLHLAIIPFFCAAAAMAWVTMQSQLPGEMPGLGGGRTGYHGGSRLATFFTMLTVLTRYVKLLFWPTGLSTIYDPPVRTGVDGAVLLGAAILALLVAVGIMLYRRQRGLLFWYSLFFIGLLPVSQIVPIVTLMNDRYLYFPMLGASVCFGSLAYWFETCSGAQRALALLLTGLVFTALALLSFSRAGVWKNDLTLWNDAARKAPTHYVALYGWAQALQNSGDLDAALPVYLRILQKNPRHLDTLAHLGSLYRAKNMPLAGRPYLLDVTRYYPKLPQGFLELGANYYQSGDLGDAETAFRKALTLQPESREANLKLGIITLRTRRLADSRFFLQKVVSHSGTNADVEYNLACVESLSGNRRAALQHLQSSLALGFSDKYALIHDRDLDAIRTLPEYAGLISSLTR from the coding sequence ATGAAGCGATACTACTCTGAAAAAATAACGCCCCATCTGCTTCCAGCAGCGGTTTTACTCGTCATTACCATAGCCGTCTATATTCGCATCCTAGGACATGATTTCCAGATCTTTTGGGACGATCAAAAATACGTCCTGGCCAATCAGGCGGTGAAAAAACTGACCCTTGAGAACCTGAAGAGTGTGTTCGCCCGTAGCTATCTCGGCAATTACGCCCCGCTTCACCTGATTTCGTACATGATCGACCATGTGGCCTGGGGCATAAAGCCGGCGGGTTATTTCCTGACAAACATCACCCTCCATGCCTGTAATGGGCTCATCCTATACATGCTCCTCATCAGGCTCGGTTTCAGCCGCTTGCAGGCCTTTTCCTCGGGATTCATTTTTCTCATCCATCCGGTGCAGGTCGAATCCGTGGCCTGGATATCAGAACGCAAGAACCTGCTGGCGATGTTTTTCTGTCTGTGCGGTTTTGCGGCGTACATCACCTACCGACAGCGCGGCCGGGATGGCGGAGGGAAAGCGTACCTGGCCAGCTTTACTTGCTTTGTATGCGCGTTGCTTTCCAAATCGGTCGCTGTCATCTTTCCGCTCCAGCTGCTTCTGTATGACCTCTGCTACGTGGAAAGGTCAAAGCGCGACAAATTGCATCTGGCAATCATCCCGTTCTTCTGTGCCGCTGCCGCCATGGCCTGGGTGACTATGCAAAGCCAGCTTCCGGGCGAAATGCCGGGGTTGGGGGGCGGCCGCACCGGCTACCACGGTGGTAGCCGGCTTGCGACATTTTTCACGATGCTGACCGTGTTAACCCGTTACGTGAAGCTTCTGTTTTGGCCGACAGGGCTCAGCACAATCTACGACCCGCCCGTGCGAACGGGAGTTGATGGCGCCGTGCTGCTGGGGGCAGCTATTCTGGCCCTTCTGGTGGCGGTTGGAATCATGCTCTATCGCAGGCAGCGCGGGCTTTTGTTCTGGTATAGCCTATTCTTCATCGGACTGCTGCCGGTTTCCCAGATCGTCCCGATTGTTACGCTGATGAACGACCGTTATCTCTACTTCCCGATGCTGGGCGCTTCAGTATGCTTCGGCAGCCTGGCCTACTGGTTTGAGACCTGTTCCGGCGCTCAAAGGGCACTGGCACTACTGCTGACCGGATTGGTATTCACGGCTCTGGCCCTGCTCTCATTTTCACGGGCCGGGGTCTGGAAAAACGACCTGACGCTCTGGAACGACGCGGCACGCAAGGCGCCTACCCACTATGTGGCACTCTATGGCTGGGCCCAGGCACTTCAGAACTCGGGCGATCTGGATGCGGCGCTTCCGGTATACCTGCGCATTCTGCAGAAAAATCCGCGTCATCTTGACACCTTGGCCCATCTCGGCTCCCTGTACCGGGCCAAGAACATGCCGCTGGCGGGGCGCCCCTACCTGCTGGACGTTACCCGCTATTACCCGAAACTGCCCCAAGGATTTCTCGAACTCGGCGCGAACTACTACCAGTCCGGGGACCTGGGAGATGCTGAAACAGCCTTCCGGAAGGCGCTGACCTTGCAGCCGGAGTCAAGGGAAGCCAACCTTAAGTTGGGCATAATCACCTTGCGGACACGCCGGTTGGCCGATTCCAGGTTTTTTTTGCAAAAGGTTGTTTCCCATTCTGGCACGAATGCCGACGTCGAATACAACCTGGCCTGCGTAGAGTCGTTGAGCGGCAACAGGCGTGCTGCGCTGCAACACCTGCAGTCATCACTTGCGCTGGGATTCAGTGATAAATACGCACTTATCCATGACCGTGATCTTGACGCTATACGCACCTTGCCGGAATATGCTGGGTTAATTAGTTCGCTGACCCGATAA
- a CDS encoding tetratricopeptide repeat protein — translation MQRLICIMLWCACLLLTGPTLSGAAYFDGMEAYRLGDYKTALREFKASDDDVKSLYMLGVMFEKGHGVKIDFTEAAAWYHKAADKDSAPAQYRLGRLYERGQGVEQNLNEAIKLYKKSSRQGNQDAKLALKRIETP, via the coding sequence ATGCAACGACTCATATGTATTATGCTGTGGTGTGCCTGCTTACTTTTGACGGGTCCAACCCTTTCAGGAGCCGCATACTTTGACGGCATGGAGGCCTACCGGCTGGGCGATTACAAAACAGCCTTGCGGGAGTTCAAGGCATCGGATGACGATGTCAAATCACTATATATGCTTGGCGTAATGTTCGAAAAGGGCCATGGGGTAAAAATCGATTTTACCGAGGCTGCCGCCTGGTATCATAAAGCTGCCGACAAGGACAGTGCGCCGGCCCAGTACCGCTTGGGGCGTCTCTATGAACGGGGCCAGGGGGTCGAACAGAACCTCAATGAAGCCATTAAGCTGTACAAGAAATCTTCGCGGCAGGGGAACCAGGACGCCAAACTTGCTTTGAAAAGAATTGAAACACCGTGA